The Pueribacillus theae nucleotide sequence CCTTGTTTTTGTATTTTTAAGCTTTTCTCCTACTACGAAACTTGCGATAGGCCGGCCAATTTAACCGCTCTTACATTGTTCCTTTTCGAGCAACATGAAAGAAACTTGTTTTGCAATTGAGGAACGCATAGCGAGGCGTGAATGATCATTATCCCAAAAATCAACTAGATGCTCTGCGCCTTCGATGACGGCAGACTCGGCAGGGACCAAACCATCGTTCATTGTTGGTTTTAAAAATTTCAAAGTCAGCCAAGCAATATAGGTTTCACCGATAACTCCCCAATTTCTCTTGAGTTTTCCTTTGGCAAATCCTCGAACGGTATAAATTTTTCCCCCTTTACATAGCGGGGCGCCTTTCACTGGAAAACGCTGATTAAAATCTTGCAGCCATTCGGGAGTAAGATTGGCAAAAGCCTTTCTGGCTCCAATCATAAAACCGAGCCATTTATAATAGTTTGCCAGTGGCGAACCGTGGTGTGGGGTGCCCAATGTGACAAGATTTTTAACCGTATATGGATTATTATAGACATAAAGGCGTGCGACCAGGCCACCCATACTATGGGTTATCATATTGAAGTGATTTCCTAAACCATAGTCGTTTTGTAGTATCTTTATTTTTCGTTCAACTTCCTTTGTTTGTGCATGAACGAAATTCGCCCCAGAACGATAATTGTTTTTACCTATGACATAAACAACGTTTTCATTATAATGCGTGATTTTGACACGTTTAGATTTATTTGTGTAGATGACATAGACATTCCCTGAACCCCAAATATCTGCAACCGTTTTCAAAAAAGCGTTTCCCCAGCGGTGGATGTTGATCAAGCCGTTAATAAGCACGACATCTTTAGGTTCCTGATGCGAGCCACTGTTTGCATCATTCATGTCCTTTTCTTTCCTTTCAAAAGGCGTGAAACAAAAGGGTTCATGATTTGCCTGTCTGATGTTTCTTTAATTCTTCAATGATTTTGTCAACATCAATGTCTGGAGAACGGCTGTTTAAAAATGCTTCCCATTGTTCCTTTATGTTATATCTCATACGCATCATCCATAGGACTAGCGGCTGTGTTGAATGATCGCCAAGGAATACTTCTGTAAAAACATCTTTTAATTCTTCTTTCTTGCCTCGTGCCCCATGATCTTTTCCGTTGATTAAATGTTCTTCAAGAATCCGGGCAATCTCAGGGTTCCCTGGCCCGCCGCTTTGGCGATAAAACGCATCAATTCTTTGAGACATTGTCAATTTTTCTTGTTCCTCAATCAATTAAAATCCCTCCTTTTGCTAGAATAGCGAACGGTATTTCCTCGTACGGAATAATCGCCAAATAATAAATAGAACTAAAATAACGGAAGTAATGATACCGATACTGCCGATTGTTTCCGCTTTCAAACCGAAAAACGTTGCATTTGGCATACTTGACACGATAAGGCCAGTTGCAATAATAATGGCAAAGGCAATAAGTGATAGTGCAAGGCGATTCGTAATCTGGTTTACAAGATTTCTAGTAAGGACATCCGGCTGCACTTGCAAATTAAATTGAACCTTGTTATCTGCTAAATTTTCCATAATTTTATTCGCCCGTCTAGGAAAAGTAGCGACAAGCTTGGAAGTTTCAGAAAGCAAACTAGCATTTGAACGATAATTAAATCGTTTTTTAAGCATGCTTTTTAAAATCGGCATTTCACATGCTTCAACGACTTGCCCATAGGAGATTTCTGGACAAATCCAGCGAGCGGCTCCCTCAGTCGCAGAAAAACCTTTTGCCCATAAAGCAAGGCCATTAGGGACTTTACAAAAGTTTTTCAACCCTATACTTGTTGCTTCTAAGACGAGACGTCCGTAATTATAACGTTCATTCCCTTGATTGGAATAGACATAATTAAGGACAAGGCTTTTCAATTCATCTTTCAGCTTGACCAAGTCCGTATATTTGGTTGGCGACATCAGTTCAAGATAGACTTCTGCTGCATCTTCAGCTTGATTCAACTGGATATGCATAATGACTCTCATTAAGATTTGAGCCATCACACTATCCATCCGGCCAGTCATCCCCCAGTCAATGATGACAGCTTTTTTTGTATGTTTGTTTATCATAATATTCGAACCATGCGCATCAGCGTGGTAATGCCCATCCAGCATCGTCTGCACATAGAGATGAATGAGGTCAATCATAATCTTTACTCTTTCTTCAAATGTAAAGAAATCAACTGGGAAATCTTTTATAAGCCATCCATCAATAAACTCCATGATCAAAATATTCTTTGTTGCATCATAGACAAGCGGAATATCAACAAACTCTGTGTAATTTCGGTGAAGGCCGCGCATTTCTTCCATTTTTCGCGCTTCCTCCACCATATTAAGCTCATCCATCGCACTGCTGTAATAATCATCAATTAACCCATTTAAATCTAGGGCAGCAGCCAGTTCCGGAGGTAAGCGCCTTTGCAGTTTTTTCGTTATTTTCTTAATAAAAGTAATATCAGTTTGAAATAACTTTTCGACGGTAGGCCGAACGACCTTCACTGCAACGGTCTTTCCATCCCTCATTCCAGCCTTATACACTTGTGCAAGCGATCCTGAACCAAGAGGTTTGTCATCTATCCATTCAAATGTCTCTATCCCATCCGGGAGTTCTTTTTCAATCATGTATTGAATCTTGCTAAATTCAATTGCAGGAACCTCATCCAATAACTTTTCCAATTCCAGTGTAATCGGCTCAGGCAAGAGATCTTGCCTCGTTACTAATACTTGGCCAAGTTTAATAAATGTCGGTCCAAGCTCTTCGAAGGCAAGCCTCAACCGTTCTCCAATCTTATGCAGCTTTTCATTTTCTGACTGGCTGCGTTTCCCCCTTCCAAAAATTTTGCTTGTGACAGGATCTTTAACGATTAATCCCAGCCCGTTTTTCGCGAAAATGGAAATGATTTTCCGGCGCCGCCTGCGTATTGTAATTGAAGCTTTTTCCTTTTCAATGGCTTCTTCTATTGCAGAAAATGAAGCCATATCTTTCTTCGTTGTTTCTCCCTGAGAAACTACTTCTTTTAACGCACTCAATATTCTGTCCCTCCTCGCCTTAACGGTTATGACTCCATTTTAACGAATAGAAAAACCTCAATTTCTTTCATCATAGCTTTGTCGACAATGTTCATCAATTCCGTTAAAAGTAGTACTTTCTCGTATCGACCCCTAGATCTGTCGCATTATTGACAAAAATGTTATAATATTCTCACATAATTAAAATAAGCAAAAAAGGGGTATGCACCTTTACTTCATTTTTATTTATTTTAAACAGCAAAATAAAAAGGAGGTAAAAAATGTGTATCAGACGTTGAGCCAACAAATGAATGATTTCATGAAAAACGGGTTTGATGTGATACTAGAACATCAAGATACTATACTAGCAAAATGGAATGACCGATTAATCCAAATGCAACAAAGGAAAAGTAACTCTGCTCCACTTTTAGAATCTGTTGTTGATTTTTTTTCACAATGGCTGTTTTCAGAGAATGAAAGCATTGAAGATTTTTTTATAGAATTAAAAGAAAACTGGAAGAACATCGATCATTCTCCATCCAGTGAATTAATCTTTTTTATTACATTATTAGAAAATGCTGTTCATGAGACGATTCAGTCAAATGGCAATGATTCCTATTGGAAACATCAATCTGTACAATATTTATTTTCAAAAATAAGTGAAGAGCTATTTGGAGAATCAACCCGTGAAAATCTTGATATGAATACGTTTCTTGAGCAGCTTGTTCATTCACGCCAGATTAAAATTGATTGGGTTGCTACATTAGTTAAAAGCGATGGTGGTTTTCGGGTTATGAAAGTTTACAGCAAAAAAGATCTACCACCAGATTTCGCCGAAAAAGAGATTACTGCAAACTCTTTATTTGCTTTGTCGGAACTATTACTTGATCTCATTCCTTCAGAATCCGGAAAAACTTTTCCTATTCCTTGGGAAGAGAAAATCTTACTCTTTTGCACGGAAGAAACAGAATCACAGATCCTCCCGTTTATAACCTATACGTTGCAAATGTTTCAAACTGGGGAACGAGCATTAAAATCAACGAAAGAAGAACAGTTATGGAAAGACTCCGTCATTTTGTTTAACGAGTGGATTATGCGTTCAAAAACATTGAATGAGGCGCTTGAAAATATTACATCAGGTTTCGTCAATTACTTGCCATTTAAACGATGTGGGCTCTTTTCGTATTCAAACACAGAGCAAATCGGTTTTGGGCTTTATGGACATCATTTGAACACTGAACTTATTCAAAAGATTAACGAAGATATTAATAATCTTCCAATCATTAAAAAATCACTTCAAAAATTACAGCTGCTCGGTGAGCGCATAAAAAAAGTCCACCCTATTTATATGGCGGAAGCATCAGGCGGATTGCCTATTCAATATGTTCAACAGTTTGAGCTTAAATCGATCGTCATTGCTCCGATTTATGTGCCTTCAGAAAGTAAACTCATTGGAGCAGCGTTTTTGGACCAAGGGCCTGGGCAGCAATTTGAAGTATCACGTGACACCTATACGACATTAATGAAATTTGGACAAAGTGCTGGCGAAATTTTGGCCAAATTTGGGGCTGTGAACCGGAAGAATACATCCAATGGGCTTACCCATTTATCCTCTCGTGAAATTGAAGTTTTAAAATTAGTGGCTGAAGGGGCTTCTACAATTGAAGCAGCCGATCAGCTCCATTTGAGCGAATATACAGTTCGTGACTATATTTCCACGATTATGCAAAAAATGAACGCGAAAAACCGCACAGAGGCCATTGTAAAAGCGATTCGAAGCGGAATTATTTAATAAGTGGGAAAATTATAAAACGGAAAGGTGATGATTTGATTCACCTTTCCGTTTTTTCTATCCTTTCATTTCCTTCAACAATGCTTCGACTTTCAGTAGATCTTCGAGAATGCCTAAAAGAGGTTCATTGGTGTTTTCATCCAGCTCTTGCTGTTTTTGTTTTGAATCTTTGAACAGATCATCTAAATGTGTTTCGATCTCTTCCATTCTTCCTTGCATCTCTTTGAGCGTAGTATCGCTTTTTTTGATTTTATCTTGTATTTCGAGTAATTCTTTTTGGTTAACATCTTCAACATGATTTTTCAATTGCTTTAATTCGTCTGCCTGTTCTGCTAGCCGAGCTTTATAATCACCCATTTTCTCTTTGATTTCAACGAATTTGGTTAGCTTATTATTCATTGTTTTATTTTTTAACGATTCATCAAGAGTCTGTTGTAACTTTGTCACTTCGTCATCATCAAGCTGGTTGTTCAAGGCTTTCTGTACCGGCTCGATAAAGTCTTCCTCTAATTTCGACCCGAGTATGGAGAAATTCTTATTCGTTTCATCCACTTGGGTAAACAGTTCATTGACGCTTGATGTGAATGCTTCCAAGTCGTCAGTCTGTGAGGAGTCTTCAGGATCTTTCTCGCCTAGTTTCTCATCATCCGATTCCTTCTCCTTTTGATCGGATTCCGTTTCCTCATCTTCAGTGTCTTCTCCCGCCTGTTCTTCCTGTTTTTCCTCTTCTTCTTTTATCTCCTTATTTTTTAAAGCTTCGATTTTTTCATTGATCTTTTTCATTCGATCCGTTAATTGTTGTTCGTTCTCTTTCAGCTTTTCAAGTCGTTTAAAGCCAGCTGTTACCTTTTCTTCTACCGTATCAAGCTTTTGCTTTATTTCTTCAAGTTCCTTGTAACTATTCGACCATTCACCAAGCTCTAGCTCTTCTAATAATTCAAATCTCGCTTTCACAAATTCTTGTTTTTTCTCCAGCGATTTTTGGACCTTTTGTAAAAGGTCTTCAACTTGTTCCAATGTAACTGAAAAGTCTTCGATGTTTGTTGTTATTTCTTTTTGCTTCCCATCAATTCCTTTCAACATTTCTTCAAACTCAGGTTTTTTCGTTAATTGATCCGCCTTATCCATTACTTCTTCAAGACTGGTCATTCCAGCTTCGAGCTGTTTCTTTTGTGCTTCAGCTTCCTCTAGTAATGTTTGGAACCCATCGGCTTGTTTCTCCAATTCAGGAAGCTGAGCCTTTAGGTCTTCATATGCTTCTTTTTGTTGAGTAAACTTACCACCTTCAGCTTTATCGATGGCCAATATGAGCTTTTCAAGCTGTTCCTCATCATTTTGGTTTTCTAATTTATTATAGAGGGCCTGTACTTTTGATACCTCAATCGGATTATAACTTGTCTCAAGAACCATATCCGGAAATGAAGTGCCACTCGATTCTAACTTTTTCCCATCAATAATAACATTGGTTAGGCACACATCAAGAAGTCTCTCGGGCCAACAAAGTCCTCCAATATTCAGTGAATGGGCTGTGACCGTTAACCAGCTTACATCAACTCGTTTGCTGGGAGAGCTAGATTTAATGGTCATCGCCAATGTTCCTTGTTTTGTTTCAATTAGCTTGGATAAGCTAAAACCGTAGCCCCTTGCACTAGTAAATGCAACTTGTGTATCAAAAATGATCCCTGGCCTGAGGCCAAGTAAATTAATCCTTCCTGATATCTTATCAACTTTCACAATAAAGCCCTTATCTTTAGCTGCCTCTACTTTATTCATTCCTCCCGGCGGAAAGCAGAATCCTATGATTAGTATAAATGCCAGGCCATATATTTTCGTTTTTCGCCATATTGCCATTTATGAATGCCCCCTCTCTAGCCCCACATTACGCCAGTGGTTTTTAACCGCTTATTGTGTTCGAAGGAACAGATGGAATGTCTTTCGGACTTTTGAGAACTTCTGGGTCGTCATCCATTGTTTTCGAACTTCCCCCGTTCCAAGCAGCAATAAGTGTTCCGCCTACTATGCCTAGTAACCCGCCTACAATTAATCCTCCTGCCGCACCAATAAATGAAAGGATTGAGAAAATAATAATAGAACAACCCGCAAATAAATGCGTGTCGGGTTTTGCCATGCTAAAGAGCGAAAACATGATCATAAACATTCCAGTTATTAAGCCAGCCCACAATAATCCACTGCCCGGTAATAACAACATTGGCGCGACACTAATTCCAATGATCATCACGAGAATACCGCCAACGAGTGAGAAAACAGAACCCATCATTGGCCGGTTGTTGTTATTCGCCAATAAGTATCCGAATGAAAGCGGTAAAACAAGACCGACTCCGTAAGGAATCACAACACCCGTCACTGCTAGAATGAAGTGGTTTAGCGATATATATTCCATGCGAGTCAATAGAATGGAAAGCATGATGACCAACAGGATTGAAGCAAGAATGATTAATGATTTTTTAGTTGATTTAAAAGCTAAAGACCATGTTTTTAATTTTCTTTTTTTGATCAAAAACCCAATGAAATAAACGCCTAAAAAACCACAAATCAACAAGATAGTGGTTAAATAGACAGGCATTTTCAGGGCGAGTTTTTCAAAATTTACTAAATGGCCAACAAAATCAACGATTAAAATCGTTACAAAAACACTAATGGAGCCAAGTAAGAAGAGGATAAGGTAATGGCCTGGAAAGACAATATATCGTTCTGATTTTTCATGGCTCTCAATCATTTTATAAATGATTGTCGCATAAATAATCGCACTGATTATGCCAAACATGATTGCACCGTTTACTCCTAAACTGAGCGGTTTGCTGCCACCAATAAACATACCTGGCAAAATCCCGATACTGGCATATTTCAATATCGTTTTTGCTTTTTCCCACTTTTTAACGTGGAATAGTAATGTGAGAAGAACAAGTAACACTGCTCCGGTGAATCCACCAATGAGCGCCCCTGCAAGTCCATGCCCTAGCGGCAGCCCACCTATAAAAGCCCCGGTAAAGAGTCCAATGATCGCCATGACAACATTTTCTAAAATGAGTTTTAGCATGAAACACCCCTCCTAACTTGTATTTATTCGACATGTTGCACGATAAGGTTACCAGCGATTCGCTTATTCATTTTGGGGGAAATAGAAGGCTAATCTTGATTAACCATCAAATGCGCCTTGGCGTATTTGCGCCCAGATTTTATCGAGCGCTCCGGCCTACAGGATGTAGGTCAGTTCGACGTTGCAACAGGACGTTGCGTTCTTAGTCGAACTTCCTTTATTCCTGAAAATCTGTGGCATCCGCCGGAGGCTTTAACTTTATTCAGCCGGGGTTTGAACCCCCACTGAATAGAATACTGATAAGCATTCATCCCACCACTTAAAGAATGGGAGACTTCTGCTGAATGAAGTTAAAAATCTCCGATTTTTTTGCCGTCTTTCATGTTAGCAATAATTTTAACTTTCAAGCCAGGAATTCCAATATTGGATGCTGACAAGAAATGTGTATTTAATTCAGGCTTATCAAGTACCAGCGTTGGCGCTTTTAAATCAATCGACTTTAACGGATTATCCGTATAATGTTCCGCTACTTCTAAATTTGTAAAAGTTGAATTTTCAGATTTAATTCCTGTTACTCTTAGTTTGAGGTCTTTACCATCAACCCCAGCACCCGATGTAACCATGACATCGACCGTTTCAACATTATAAGCATCAAGGGCACCTTGAAGATCAATATTTTTTGAAAGCTTTAATCCATTAATTTTGGCTGTTCCAAGTTCAACAGCCGCCTGTCCCCAGGCTGCTTTTTTCTCTGTTTCGCCAAGCTGTGGATACAATTTAAAATCTGTACCTTCAATTTTATCGGCTGCAATTACAAAACCACCAACGCCGGCAATCGGAAAAGCAGCGAATGCTGACCCTGTCAAGAACAATGACAGAAGTAAAGCGATAAGTCCTGCACCACCAGCACCTCCAATGATTCCGAGTCGTTTTTTGTTAACGTTTAATGCGTCTACCATTAAATTCCCTCCCCTTTCTTTCTGAACATCTATTTCCCCCAAAACAAATACCTTAATTCATGTCTAAACAGTAAGACATAAAGAAGCTGATGGATTAATAGATAATTCTGAATACAATGTATGCTTTATAAAGAACAATAGCTATCCCGTAAAATATCGGCATTTTAAGCGCTTTCAAAAAAAATATGCTACTTTTGTACATTTTTTTGCGTTGCGATACTAGAAAATTGGCTTACGCTGACAAACGAATTATTTCATTTGAAAAAATCGCATATTTAATTCAATAAATTTCGATTCCTCTTCGGGTACTTCATCTTCATAGTAGATCGCTTCAACGGGACAGGCGCTTAGACAAGCCCCGCAATCGATGCAATCATCTGGATTGATATAAAACATGTCTTCCCCTTCATGTATGCAATCAACGGGACAGACTTCAACACATTCTCTCGCTTTTTCCTCCATGCATGGTGATGTAATGACATAAGCCATAACGATCCCTCCTCTATATGTTCGTAAGAAAAACGCTAGGCGTTTTTCTGAAAATTTGATGTGGGAAGTTGGATTTGTTGAAATCGTCGAAAAAGCCGATTTCGATTATTCGTTTGTTAGATAAAGCGAGACTTCCCAGTGGAGGTCTTACGGACGATTGCACCGGGATAAATTTTTTTTAAAACAAACTTGTGCTGTGCTGCGGCTGCATGCGCGCCTTTGGATCAATATAGGTTTTCGCGCTGCTTACCGCGATGGAGGCCTCACCGAATCCGGTCGCAATTAATTTTACTTTGCCATCAAAGGCCGATACATCTCCAGCGCTGTAAATCCCCTCGATATTTGTCTCCATTTTTGTGTTTACGACGATTGAATTTTTCTCTATATTTAGACCCCAGTCTTTTATAGGGCCTAATGAAGACACAAATCCAAAATTTACTACGACTTCATCGACTTCAATTGTTTTCGTCTCTTCTTCCTTTACCTTTTGAATAATGATTTGTTGAATTTTCTCTCCATCCCCATCAATTTTCATCATTTCATAAGGTGTTAGCAGTGTCGCGTTTGAGGCCTTCAACTGCTCAACACTTCCTTCGTGCGCCCGAAATTGATTACGCCGGTGGACAACGGTCACATGCTCCGCAATCGGCTCAAGCATAAGAGCCCAATCGACAGCAGAATCCCCACCACCGAAAATGCATACCTTTTTGTCCGCAAAACGGCTTAAATCATTGATAAAATAATGCAAATTTCGCCCTTCATACGCCATGGCATTGCTCACTTGCAGACGCCTTGGCTGAAACGCGCCAACGCCAGCGGTAATGATGATTGTTTTAGAATAATGAACATTGGCGTCTGTTGTTAAACGGAAAATCTGTTCATCGATTTTTTTTACGTCTTGTACCGTTTCACTCAGTACAATTGTCGGGTGAAATTGCTTTGCCTGCTTTACTAATTGATCAACTAAACGTTGTGCACGCACTTTTGGAAATCCTGCCACGTCATAAATAAATTTTTCAGGATATAACGCGGATAGCTGGCCACCCAACTGTGGCATACTTTCAATAATCTTTACTTTCATTTGGCGCATCCCCGCGTAAAAGGCTGCAAATAACCCTGTCGGCCCACCGCCAATAATCGTTACGTCATAAAGATTTTTCTCTAACAACATGACCT carries:
- a CDS encoding 4Fe-4S dicluster domain-containing protein, coding for MAYVITSPCMEEKARECVEVCPVDCIHEGEDMFYINPDDCIDCGACLSACPVEAIYYEDEVPEEESKFIELNMRFFQMK
- a CDS encoding DUF6230 family protein translates to MVDALNVNKKRLGIIGGAGGAGLIALLLSLFLTGSAFAAFPIAGVGGFVIAADKIEGTDFKLYPQLGETEKKAAWGQAAVELGTAKINGLKLSKNIDLQGALDAYNVETVDVMVTSGAGVDGKDLKLRVTGIKSENSTFTNLEVAEHYTDNPLKSIDLKAPTLVLDKPELNTHFLSASNIGIPGLKVKIIANMKDGKKIGDF
- a CDS encoding response regulator transcription factor yields the protein MYQTLSQQMNDFMKNGFDVILEHQDTILAKWNDRLIQMQQRKSNSAPLLESVVDFFSQWLFSENESIEDFFIELKENWKNIDHSPSSELIFFITLLENAVHETIQSNGNDSYWKHQSVQYLFSKISEELFGESTRENLDMNTFLEQLVHSRQIKIDWVATLVKSDGGFRVMKVYSKKDLPPDFAEKEITANSLFALSELLLDLIPSESGKTFPIPWEEKILLFCTEETESQILPFITYTLQMFQTGERALKSTKEEQLWKDSVILFNEWIMRSKTLNEALENITSGFVNYLPFKRCGLFSYSNTEQIGFGLYGHHLNTELIQKINEDINNLPIIKKSLQKLQLLGERIKKVHPIYMAEASGGLPIQYVQQFELKSIVIAPIYVPSESKLIGAAFLDQGPGQQFEVSRDTYTTLMKFGQSAGEILAKFGAVNRKNTSNGLTHLSSREIEVLKLVAEGASTIEAADQLHLSEYTVRDYISTIMQKMNAKNRTEAIVKAIRSGII
- a CDS encoding lipase family alpha/beta hydrolase, giving the protein MNDANSGSHQEPKDVVLINGLINIHRWGNAFLKTVADIWGSGNVYVIYTNKSKRVKITHYNENVVYVIGKNNYRSGANFVHAQTKEVERKIKILQNDYGLGNHFNMITHSMGGLVARLYVYNNPYTVKNLVTLGTPHHGSPLANYYKWLGFMIGARKAFANLTPEWLQDFNQRFPVKGAPLCKGGKIYTVRGFAKGKLKRNWGVIGETYIAWLTLKFLKPTMNDGLVPAESAVIEGAEHLVDFWDNDHSRLAMRSSIAKQVSFMLLEKEQCKSG
- a CDS encoding AAA family ATPase — its product is MAIWRKTKIYGLAFILIIGFCFPPGGMNKVEAAKDKGFIVKVDKISGRINLLGLRPGIIFDTQVAFTSARGYGFSLSKLIETKQGTLAMTIKSSSPSKRVDVSWLTVTAHSLNIGGLCWPERLLDVCLTNVIIDGKKLESSGTSFPDMVLETSYNPIEVSKVQALYNKLENQNDEEQLEKLILAIDKAEGGKFTQQKEAYEDLKAQLPELEKQADGFQTLLEEAEAQKKQLEAGMTSLEEVMDKADQLTKKPEFEEMLKGIDGKQKEITTNIEDFSVTLEQVEDLLQKVQKSLEKKQEFVKARFELLEELELGEWSNSYKELEEIKQKLDTVEEKVTAGFKRLEKLKENEQQLTDRMKKINEKIEALKNKEIKEEEEKQEEQAGEDTEDEETESDQKEKESDDEKLGEKDPEDSSQTDDLEAFTSSVNELFTQVDETNKNFSILGSKLEEDFIEPVQKALNNQLDDDEVTKLQQTLDESLKNKTMNNKLTKFVEIKEKMGDYKARLAEQADELKQLKNHVEDVNQKELLEIQDKIKKSDTTLKEMQGRMEEIETHLDDLFKDSKQKQQELDENTNEPLLGILEDLLKVEALLKEMKG
- a CDS encoding DUF6114 domain-containing protein encodes the protein MLKLILENVVMAIIGLFTGAFIGGLPLGHGLAGALIGGFTGAVLLVLLTLLFHVKKWEKAKTILKYASIGILPGMFIGGSKPLSLGVNGAIMFGIISAIIYATIIYKMIESHEKSERYIVFPGHYLILFLLGSISVFVTILIVDFVGHLVNFEKLALKMPVYLTTILLICGFLGVYFIGFLIKKRKLKTWSLAFKSTKKSLIILASILLVIMLSILLTRMEYISLNHFILAVTGVVIPYGVGLVLPLSFGYLLANNNNRPMMGSVFSLVGGILVMIIGISVAPMLLLPGSGLLWAGLITGMFMIMFSLFSMAKPDTHLFAGCSIIIFSILSFIGAAGGLIVGGLLGIVGGTLIAAWNGGSSKTMDDDPEVLKSPKDIPSVPSNTISG
- a CDS encoding NAD(P)/FAD-dependent oxidoreductase, producing MLLEKNLYDVTIIGGGPTGLFAAFYAGMRQMKVKIIESMPQLGGQLSALYPEKFIYDVAGFPKVRAQRLVDQLVKQAKQFHPTIVLSETVQDVKKIDEQIFRLTTDANVHYSKTIIITAGVGAFQPRRLQVSNAMAYEGRNLHYFINDLSRFADKKVCIFGGGDSAVDWALMLEPIAEHVTVVHRRNQFRAHEGSVEQLKASNATLLTPYEMMKIDGDGEKIQQIIIQKVKEEETKTIEVDEVVVNFGFVSSLGPIKDWGLNIEKNSIVVNTKMETNIEGIYSAGDVSAFDGKVKLIATGFGEASIAVSSAKTYIDPKARMQPQHSTSLF
- a CDS encoding ABC1 kinase family protein; the protein is MSALKEVVSQGETTKKDMASFSAIEEAIEKEKASITIRRRRRKIISIFAKNGLGLIVKDPVTSKIFGRGKRSQSENEKLHKIGERLRLAFEELGPTFIKLGQVLVTRQDLLPEPITLELEKLLDEVPAIEFSKIQYMIEKELPDGIETFEWIDDKPLGSGSLAQVYKAGMRDGKTVAVKVVRPTVEKLFQTDITFIKKITKKLQRRLPPELAAALDLNGLIDDYYSSAMDELNMVEEARKMEEMRGLHRNYTEFVDIPLVYDATKNILIMEFIDGWLIKDFPVDFFTFEERVKIMIDLIHLYVQTMLDGHYHADAHGSNIMINKHTKKAVIIDWGMTGRMDSVMAQILMRVIMHIQLNQAEDAAEVYLELMSPTKYTDLVKLKDELKSLVLNYVYSNQGNERYNYGRLVLEATSIGLKNFCKVPNGLALWAKGFSATEGAARWICPEISYGQVVEACEMPILKSMLKKRFNYRSNASLLSETSKLVATFPRRANKIMENLADNKVQFNLQVQPDVLTRNLVNQITNRLALSLIAFAIIIATGLIVSSMPNATFFGLKAETIGSIGIITSVILVLFIIWRLFRTRKYRSLF